The Trueperaceae bacterium genome segment AGGACGATCCCGGTCGGCATCCCTCCGTAACGTCCATCGTCGAACGAACTCGAGTGCCAGGCGGGAGTCAGCTTTACCCGTCCGAACGGGAAGCCGAAGAACCCGCCGATGTTCATGCCGTGCGTTCCGACGCCCTGCGGCTTCAGGGCGCGGCAGATCTCGACCATCCCGACGACTGTCGCGCCGCTGCGCTTGGCGATCCGCACCGCGTCGCCGACATGGTCTCCGTGAGCGTGAGTGATGAGTATGTAATCGGGCGTGAGCTCATCGACGTCGACGGAGGCGAGCGGGTTGCCCGAGATGAAGGGGTCGATGAGCAAGCTGTAGTCACCGGTCTCGACATGGACCGCCGAGTGACCCAGATAGGTAAGTCTCACGCCACCTCCCAGGAATGACGTCTGGTGAGCGGTTCAAGCCTACCATGCCCACACCTGTCGCCGCCGACCCACTCACCCGCTCCGGTCGGACAGGTCGCGTTCGGAGCGGCTCTTGTCCAGCTGGCCGACTTGGGGCCCGCTAACGCTCGACGCCAGGGGACGACGTCGCCGCTCCCCGCCGCTCAGGGGTGACGGAGCAGCACCAGCCAGAGGTAGTAGAGGACGGTCAACCCGATCGGCGCCGCCGCCAGCGCCAGCGCCGGCAGGTCCAGCTTGGCGAGGTAGAGCAACCAGGCGGCGAGACTCACCACCACCACGAGCGGCAGGGCCCAGAAGAGCACCAGGCTCAGACCCTCGAGGCCGAGAAGGTTGATCTGCCCGCCGTTCGTTTGCCACAGGTGGATGGCTCCCATGACCCAGAAGAGGGTGATGCCGAACGAACCGACGTTGGACAGAAGGATCCCGAAGAAAGTGAGTACCCTGTTCCCTTCGCGGGCGATCTCGTCGTTGTGGGCTTCGCTGTAAACGATGGTCATATCGCTCCTACTCGTTGCGCCCGCCAGAGCGGGTCGCCGTTCACTCAGCTACTACTGTTTTATCGTGCGGGCCGGGCCGAGTCCAGGTTCCCGGTCGGTTCCCCGTCGACATCAGTCACCGGCGATGAGCGCCTTCGTCTCCCCGCTCACGCGCTTCCAGCCACGGTACGCCGCCCGTCGGCCCCGGTCCCAGAGCTTGTAGGCGTAGGCCGCTACGGGATGGGTCCAGGTCCCCGAGATGGCGCCGGCACGTAGCGCCGCAAGCAGGTCTTCGGGGCCTTCGATCGGCCGGTCCGGGGTCTCGACCCAGGCGGTCCCGAGAGCCGGAACGATGTGAGCATCGGTTCCCGCCGATGCCGGCAGGTCACGCTCGGCAGCCCACTGGCTCGCCTGGGCGTTGCGCCTGGGATGCGATACCCGGGTATTGAAGACCTCGACGATATCTATCTCATGCGCGATCCGCTCTCGCGCCGCCGGCGAGAGGCGGTGCGTTTTGAGCGGATCGAAACCGTGGGGCAGGAGCACGAGGCCGCCCTGCTCACGGATCCGCTCCACTACCTCCTCGGGACTCAGGTCGGCCGGGATCAACTCCTCGAGGAACAGGCCGATGATCTCGCCCTCCCTCGTCGTGACCTCTTCTCCCACGATTATCAGGGGGTCGCCGGGCGCCGTGGACTTCTCCCTGAGCTCCAGCGCCCCCCAGATCTGATCGTGATCGGTGACCGCCTGCACCGCGATCCGCTGCTGTCGACAGCGGGTGATGACGCCGTCGAACTGGGACGAGCAGTCGTGAGACGCCTCGGTGTGGCAGTGGAGGTCGATGCGCATCGCTACTACCACCCTACCGGCCACAGCCCCGGCCACCATGCTCGAACGACCAATCTCTGAAGTTCGGTGGGTTCGCCGCGGCCCCACCAAGAGGAACCGAGCGGGTCCGGTGTCCGGCGCCCGTGCCGGTTCGCGCTACCAGAGGAGCGGGAGGGCCTGATATACTCGCATGTTTGGAGCGAGGCGAGCTGGGGCCCATCATCACTTCCTCGACCTTCCCTCTCCCCGCCGAGCGCGAAGGAGGCATCTCCAGTTGCAGGACCTTGTCATTCGCGGCGCGCGCGAGCACAACCTCAAGGACATCACGCTTCAACTGCCGCGTAATAAGTTCATAGTTTTCACCGGGGTCTCCGGTTCAGGTAAGTCGACCCTGGCGTTCGACACCATCTACGCGGAGGGGCAGCGCCGCTACGTGGAGAGCCTCTCGGCGTACGCCAGGCAGTTCCTGGGCGTGATGGACAAGCCTGATGTCGACGGGATCGACGGGCTCTCGCCTGCCATCTCCATCGATCAGAAGACCACCTCCCACAATCCGCGCTCCACGGTCGGCACCGTCACCGAGATCCACGACTACCTGCGTCTCCTGTTCTCGCGCGCCGGAACGCCCCACTGCCCCGTATGCGACCGGCCCATCCAGCGCCAGTCGGCCAGTGAGATCGTCGAACAGCTGCTGGGCCGCTTCCCGGACGCCCGGGCGATGATCCTCGCCCCGGTCGTGCGCGGCCGCAAGGGGGAGTACCGCAAGCTGCTGGCTGACCTCAAGAAGGAGGGCTTCGCCAGGATCCGCCTGGACGGCGAGGTGCAGACCCTCGACGAGGCGCTCACAGGCAACATCGAACGGTACGAGAAGCACGACATCGACCTGGTGATCGACCGGGTGCTGCTGAAGGAGGACGACCGCTCGCGGATCGCGGAGAGCGTGGAGCTCGCCCTGGTCAAGGGCGAGGGGCTCATGCGGGCCTGGATGCCGGAGGACGATTCCAAGGCCGGTGTTGAGGAGCTGTTCAGCGAGAAGTTCGCCTGCCCCGAGCACGGCACCTTCCTCGAGGAGCTCGAACCCCGGGTCTTCTCCTTCAACTCACCGTACGGCGCTTGCCCGCGCTGCAGCGGCCTCGGGTACCTTCAGCAGTTCGACCCGAAGCTGATAGTCCCCGACGACACCCTCTCGATCGCGGAAGGCGCCATCGCACCCTGGAGTGGCGGTCGCAGCGACGGCAACAAGGTGTTCTACTGGGACCGGCTCAAGGCGCTCGCCGAGATGCTCGATTTCGACCTGCAGACCCCCTGGAAGGACCTGCCCGAATCGGTGCAGAAGTCGATCCTGGAAGGCAGCGCGGAACCGGTCGACGTCGTCTACAAGCGCGGCGGCCGCGAGACGATGCGGTTCAAGGCCGAGTTCGAGGGCGTGATCGGCAACCTAGACCGGCGGCTCAAGGAGGCGGCCAGCGAGTACGCCCGGGAGCGGCTCGAGGAGTTCATGTCGCTGGTGGCCTGCCCGCACTGTCACGGCAGCCGTTACAAGCCGGAAGTGCTGGCGGTGCGAATCGCCGACAGCAACATCGCTCAACTCTCCGGGATGACGGTGCTCGACGCCCGTCGTTTCTTCGCTGAACTCGACCTGCCGGGACCAGCGGGCGCCATCGCCCGGCCGATCGTCCGGGAGGTCAACTCGCGCCTCGGTTTCCTCGAGGACGTTGGCCTCGACTACCTGTCGCTCGACCGCAGCGCCAACACTCTTTCTGGGGGGGAGGCGCAACGGATCCGCCTCGCCACCCAGGTGGGCTCGGGCCTCACCGGAGTCCTCTACGTTCTCGACGAGCCCTCCATCGGCCTCCACCCCCGTGACAACGCGCGGCTGCTTCGAACCCTGCTGAGCCTGCGCGACCTCGGCAACACCCTCATCGTCGTCGAGCACGACGAGGACACGATGCGGGCGTCCGACTACATCGTCGACCTTGGGCCGGGCGCCGGCGTCCACGGCGGCGAGGTGGTCGCCGCCGGCGTGCCGGCCGAGCTCACCCGTCACCAGAACTCGCTTACCGCCGCCTACCTGAGGGGCGACCTCAAGATCGACGTGCCGAAGAAGCGACGCGAGGGCAACGGCAAGAGGCTCAAGATCGTCGGCGCCCGTGAGCACAACCTCCAGGGGATAGACGTCGAGATACCTCTGGGCACGATGACCTGCATCACCGGTCCTTCCGGGTCCGGCAAGTCTACCCTCGTCCACCGCATCCTGCACGCCAGTCTGGCGAAGCAGCTCTACCGGGCGAAGGCCCAACCCGGCAGTCACGAACGGATCCTCGGCACCGAACACCTGGACAAGGTCATCGAGATCGACCAGAGCCCCATCGGCCGGACACCCAGATCGAACCCGGCCACCTACACCGGCATCTTCACCGACATCCGCGATCTGTTCGCCCGAGCGCCCGAGTCCCGCAAGCGTGGCTACAAGGCGGGCCGCTTCTCGTTCAACGTCAAGGGCGGCCGCTGCGAGGCGTGCAAGGGCGACGGGACCGTGAAGGTTGAGATGTACTTCCTGCCCGACGTCTACGTGCCCTGCGAGGTCTGCAAGGGCGCGCGCTACAACCGCGAGACGCTGGAGGTGAAGATCCGCGGCAAGTCGATCTCCGACGTGCTCGAGATGACCGTCGACGAGGGACTGGAGTTCTTCGAGAACATCCCCAACGTCGCCCGCAAGCTGCAGCTCATGAAGGACGTTGGCCTCTCCTACATCAAGATCGGCCAGCCCTCCCCCACCCTCTCCGGTGGTGAGGCACAGCGCGTGAAGCTGGCCTCGGAGCTGGGCCGCCGCTCGACCGGCAAGACCCTCTACATCCTCGACGAACCAACAACGGGTCTCCACTTCGACGACACCCGTAAACTCCTGGATGTTCTTCACAGGTTGGTCGACGGTGGAAATACACTGGTTGTAATCGAACACAACATCGACGTGATCAAGACCGCCGATTGGATCGTCGACCTTGGACCCGACGGCGGAGCGCGCGGTGGCCGGGTCGTAGCCGAAGGGACGCCCGAGACCGCCGCTGCGGACCACGATTCGCCCACGGGCAAGTTCCTTCGCCAGGTACCCGAGATCGCCGAGAGGATCCAGGTCCGGGATGTCGCCTGAGGCTCCGCTAACAGGAGGGCCGCGGACCGGTTCAGGGGCAGGCGCGGGTCGGGTGGTCCCAGCGCCGAACTCCGGTGCGGCGAGGTCGAAAGTCGCTCATCGGCCCACGGAGCCTTCGGGTACGATGCAGCGATGACGAGCGGGGCCCCTGCGACGCAACGGTTCATAATCGGAGTTTTCCTGTTCCTGGCGGCGGTAGTCTGCGCCGTCGCGCCGCTGCCATTAGCCTTCCGCAGCGCCGGCATACTCTTCTTCTCATACCTGTCGTTCGCCGTCGGGGGATCGGCGGCAGCCCACTTCACGGCGCTACTGGCGCCACCGATCGGACTGTTGAGCGGGGACCCGGAGTGGCTGATAATGCTGCCGGTGGTCCTCGCCTGCAACCTGCTGGCGATGATCGGCCTCGAGTTCGCGTGGCGTTACGCGGCGCTCCTGGTGTCGCCCCTGCTGCAGGCGATACCGCAACTGGTCATCGTCAACCTCAGCGACCAGGAGCTGTTCGCAGTCGATCTTCCCTGGGAGCCCCGGGCGCAGGTTTGGATCGCACTGCACATCCTTACAGCTCTCGCCGGAGTACTGGTGGCCGTCTACCTGGACCGCCGGCGCGAGCGACAAGCCGTCACAGCGTAGGCAAGATGACGTCGCTCCGCGGGCTCCGCCACAGCGCGTTGTGGGAGTTCGGGGTGCGGCTGGTGAGGCGCTTCCGGGCGTCTTACCTCACCATGCTGGCGGCGGCGCTCGCCTACTACGCCGCCTTCTCGCTCGGCCCACTGCTGCTGCTCCTGGGCGGCTGGCTGGCCGTCATCCTGCAGACCCGTCCGGAGTTGGCCGGCCGCTACCGGCTGGTGCTGGCAGACCTCGTCAACCAGGTGATGCCTCTTCAGGAGAACACCTCGGAGGTGGTCTCGCGAAACTTCGAGACGATCCTCAACCAGCTCTCGGAGGGCGCCCTCCTGCGAACCGTCCTGTCGTTGCTGATCCTCATCTGGGCCGCGAGCGGCTTCTTCACCTCGCTGCAGCTCGCCCTCGAGGTGATCTTCGACGTCAGCGAAACCCGGAGCTTCCTGCGCCGGCGTCTCGTGGCCGTGCTGCTGGTGGTGGCCGTGGCGCTGGTGATCGGCGTGGAGATAGTCGGCGGCGCCCTGCTCTCCTCCCTCTCCCAGGTCTCCGACCTGATCGCCTCCCGGATGCAGGTGCCCGACGTCGAACTGCCGAACCTCGTGCCCCTCTGGTTCACCCGGGCGTCGTCGATGGTGCTGCGCCTGGCCGTCGCTGCACTCGCGTTCACCCTCGCCTTCCGCTTCCTTCCCCGCCGCTCGAGCAGCTGGACCGGCGCCCTCGTAGGGGGCTCCTTCAGCTCGGTAACCATCGCGGTCACCCGAGAGCTGCTGCTCCTGACCTTCGACACCGACCGCTTCAACGTCATCTACGGCGTCATCACCAGTGTCGTCGTCACCCTCCTCTGGCTCTACCTGGCGCTGCTGATGTTCCTGGTAGGTGCCCTCATCACCGCCGAGATAAGCGCCTGGCGCCGCGAGCGTCCGGGAGTACCGCACGAGACGACCGGACTGGGGCGAATTCACGAGCCCGAGGATTGACCCTCAGCTCGGGGGTCGCGGAACTCCACATGGCGCTCTACCGCCAGGTTCGCCGTCCCTGCGACGTCCATGTATCCGGTCTGAACGCCATCACGGCCGGTAGGTGCGTGATTCTGAGCGGCTGAAGGGCTGGCGTACAATGACCGCCATGGAGACGATCACCCGCTTCATGCAGCGCGCCTGGTTCTTCTGGCTGGGACGGACCGCATTCCTCTTCTACGCCAAGCTGTTCTACGGCATCGAGGTCGAGGGGGCGGAGCGGGTGCCACGGAAAGGCGGACTGGTAGTCGCCAGCAACCACTTCTCGTCGCTGGACCCTCCCGTACTCGGCGTCTCGGTGCCTCGTGAGATCAACTTCATGGCCAAGAAGGAGCTCTTCGAGAACCGCTACCTGAGGGCCCTGATGCTGGGCCTCAGGGCCTATCCCGTGGACCGGTCGCGCAGCGACATGAGCGCGATAAAGCACTCGCTCAGGCTGCTCAAGGAGGGCGTGGCGGTCGGGATCTTCGCCCAGGGCACCCGGAACGCCGGGGACGTCGAGGCGCTCGACGGAGCTTCCTTCCTCGCCATCCGCGCCGGGGTGCCGCTGCAGCCCGCCGCCATCTGGCGTGAGGGCCGGCGCTTCCACGTCCGCTTCGGTGAACCGATAGTGCCGCGGGAAGGGAAGCGCAGCGAGATGCAGGCGCTCACCAGGGAGTTGATGAAGCGGGTGAACGAGCTGCTGCCCGGGAACGAAGCGATAGGCGGCGATGTCCGGGAGCCGGTCGAAACCCGTTAGGGAGCCGCGCGGCGCCCGCGACGCGCGCCCTGGCAATCTTGCTCAGCCGCTTGGGCACGTGATAGAGTGTCGGCCAAGTCACAATCGAAGAAGGAGGAGGAGATGGCGAAACAGCGGACCGTTTCGAAGGCCGAACTTGTCGACATGGTGGCGGGCGAGACGGGCATCCGTAAGAAGGATGTCAAGGAGGTCGTCGACAACGTGCTGGCCAAGATCAGCAGTCATCTCGACGACAACTACAAGGTCCAGCTCACCGGCTTCGGCACCTTCGAGGTCCGCGAGCGTAGGGCCCGCAGCGGAGTGAAACCGGGTACCCGTACCAAGATCGAGATCCCGGCCAGCAAGTACCCCGCCTTCAAGCCCGGCAAGAGCCTCAGGGAACGCGTTCGCAGCTAGCGCGTCTCCCGGACGGCGTGGCAACGGGCCGTCCTCCCCTTCTAACGCCGCGCCCGATCCTCCGTCGGGCGCGACTTTCGTTCGGCCTGCGCCCCGGTAGCCCCCCGGCCCGCCCGACGCCGTAAGCACGCACCTGCCAGGCAGGAGGTCTGGGGCGAAATTCGCTGAACCACCCGGAACGCTGGGCAAGGATGTGGTCTGCTAACCTGAAGAGGAGACCATGGGATTACTGGACGTGATCGGACCGGTGATGATCGGCCCCTCCAGTTCACACACCGCGGGCGCATGCCGACTCGCGCTGCTGGCGCGCCGCATGCTCATCAGCGCGCCCCGTCATGCGGAGCTCACTCTCCACGGCTCCTTCGCCAAGACAGCTCGCGGTCACGGCACCGACAAGGCTCTGGTGGCGGGCCTGCTGGGCATGTTCCCCGATGATCCGCGGATACCGCAGGCTCCCGAACTGGCCCGGGCCGCCGGGCTGGAGGTCGCCTTCGCCACAGCCGACCTCGGTGACGTCCACCCCAATACCGTGCGGATCGAGCTGAGCTCCCCGGAGGAAGAGGTGAGCATGATGGGCTCGAGCCTCGGCGGGGGGATGGTGCGGGTCTTCCAGGTGAACGGGTTCGAGATCGACTTCTCCGGAAGTTGCTACGCGCTCCTCATCGAGCACAACGACCGTCCTGGGGTGATAGCCCGGGTAGCGAGAGTGATCGCGGACGACGACGGTAACATCGGCCGGCTGCATTCGGCCCGGCGGCGCAGGGGCGGGCAGGCGATGATGTCGGTCGAGGTCGACAAGCACCTGTCGCAGTATGTCCTCGACTACCTCACCAACCTCCCGTACATCTCCTGGGTGAGGATGTTGCCCGAGGTCATGAGCGGCGAACAACGGGGCGAGCTCGGCCAGGGGACGCAAGAGGGCGATGTCGTTACCGAAGGGGGCAACCTGTGAACAGGAACGAGCGGCTGAGCGGACTCGACGAGCTCGACCTCGGCCGACTGGCCCAGTTCGAGGGCCCGGCCTCGACCGCGATCCTCGACGAGGAAACGGGCGGAGACGCGAGCGCCAGGGTGGCGCTGCTGGCTGGGATGCGAGGGCGCCTGGCAGAGATGCGCGACTCGGTGGAGAGGGGCCTGGCGAACGACGCTCCGAGCCGAACCGGGATGGTTGGCTGGAACGCGAAGCGCCTGTGGGAGGCCGAGGACAGCCTCGGTTCGCCGCTTCTCAAACGCGTGCAGGCTTACGCGATGGCGGTCAACGAGGAGAACGCGCGCATGGGCCGGATCGTCGCCGCCCCTACCGCGGGAAGCGCCGGTACCCTGCCTGGCGCGTTATTGGGCGTGGCCGACCATCTGGGCCTGGACGACGAGCAGCTCCTCGCACCGCTGGTGCTGGCCGCCGGCATCGGACAGATAATCGGCCGCAGCATGTTCATCGCCGGCTCCACCGGCGGCTGCCAGGCCGAGATCGGATCCTCGGCGGCCATGGCCGCGGCAGCGGTCTGCGAACTGATGGGCGGCCTTGCCAGGCAATCGGTGCACGCAGCCGCTCAGACGTTGATGAACAGCATCGGGCTGGTCTGCGATCCGGTGGGAGGTTATGTCGAGGTTCCCTGTGTGAGCCGCAACGCCTTCTACAGCGTCCACGCGGTAGCCTCGGCTCAGCTGGCGCTGGCCGGCGTCGAGTCGCCCATCCCGCCCGACGAGGTGGTGCAGGCGATGGCTTCGGTCGGGCGACTGTTGCCTCCGGAACTGCGCGAAACAGGCGAGGGCGGCCTCGCCGACACTCCCACCGGTCGCCGCATAGCCCTCGAGATGGCCGACTGAGGGCGAGCAACGCGCCGATCGCCGGGCGCGGCCGAGGAGACCGATATGGCAGTCCACCTCCAACACGCCGGTAGGCCGCGGGTAGTCATCGTAGGTGCCGGCTTCGCGGGCCTCTACGCCGGAAAGACGCTGCGAGACAGCCCGGTCGAGGTCCTCCTCCTCGACCAGCACAACTACCATACTTTCCAGCCGCTCCTCTACCAGGTGGCGACCGCGATGCTCGAGCCGGAAGAGATCGCCCGTAGCGTCAGAGGGGCGTTCCAGCGCCAGAAGAACTTCGCCTTCCGCCAAGGCACCGTCACGGGTGTCGACTGGGAGCGGAAGCAGGTGTTGCTGCACAGCGGAGACGCGGTCGACTTCGACTACCTGATCGTGGGCGCGGGCGCCATCTACAACGATTTCGGCACCCCAGGTGTGCGGCGCCACTCGCTCTTCCTCAAGAGCCTGAGTGAAGCGGTGAACATCCGCTCGCACGTACTCCGTCAGTTCGAGAGGGCGGCCGCCGATCCGACTCTCCTGGACGAGGGGGCGCTCAACTTCGTGATCGTGGGTGGCGGACCCACCGGGGTCGAGATGGCCGGCGCCATGCTGGAGCTCTTCGACCGAGTACTCCCGCGCGACTATCCCGAGGTCGACGTGAGCAAGGCGCGGGTGATCCTGCTGGAGATGGCCGATGCCCTCCTCCTTCCCTACGTTCCGCGACTGCGCCGGTACACTGAGAAGGTGCTGCGCAAGCGGGGTGTCGAGGTGCGGTTGGGCACGGCCGTCGAAGAGGTGCGGGAGAATGCCGCGGTACTGGCCGGCGGTGAGGTCATCCCGACGAAGACGGTCATCTGGGCCGCCGGGATCCGGGCCCACCCGCTGGTAGCGGCGCTGGACGCCGAGCTCACCCGCGGCCACCGAGTGAAGACCGAGCCCAACCTGTCGCTGCCGGGACGACCGTACGCCTTCGTCGCCGGTGACGCCTCGGGAGCTACCGACGAAGAGGGCGTTCCCTTCCCGCAGGTGGCGCAGGTGGCGATCCAACAGGGGAAGCATGCCGCCCGGGAGGTGCTGAGGCACCTGCGAGGCGAGCCCAGTCAACGGTTCAGATACGACGATCGCGGCAACATGGCGATCATCGGGCGCAACGCCGGCGTGGCGCAGCTCTCACGCAAGTTCGCCAACCTCAAGTTCAGCGGTTTCCTCGGTTGGCTGGGTTGGCTCTTCATCCACCTGATCTACCTGCCTGGACACCAGAACCGTTTCAACGCCGTCATCAACTGGACGTTCAGCTACCTGACGTTCGACCGCCACTCGCGACTGATCGCCGAGATGGTCCCCTCACCGGGCGAGGTGATCAACCGCACCCTCACGCCGGTCGACGACGAGGAGATGGTCGAACGGCGCGCCGAGGATGTACGCGAGGTGGCCGGAAGAAGCTGATGTCGCTGTCGCTCCCGAGCGGCCGGAGGCGAATCTGATCTGACTCGACCGGTCGGGACGTCGTGAACGATTCCTGCCGATGAGCCGGGGCCCGCGGGATCGGACGCCGACCGGTCGCGCTAGCGCGGATCGAGGAGCGGTAATCCGGTGGTCGGATCGTGGCGTCGTTGCAGGTGACGGGGTGATTCCACCATGAGCACCTCGAGCGTTGGCCTGACCCGGGCTTCGAGCAGGTGACCGCCCGCAGTGGAGCCGTCACGCCGGCCTACGACCACGTGGGCGTGGAGCAGCGGCTCCCCCTCCCACAGGGCGACGTCGCCGATGAGGGACAGGAGTTCGACCTGCTCGTCGACCACGATCGGCTGGTACTCCCTGCTCTCCAAGTCGAAGTAGCCGAGCCGAGCGTGAGAGAAGGCGCCGATGGCGGTGAGCCTTGCGGCCGAGATGGAGCGCCGCCGGACGTACTCGGTGAGAGCCTCTGTCACTAGTTCTCCGGAATCGAACACCAGCGCATGCGTTCGTTCCTCGTCCTCAGTAAGCAGCTTGCCGCGCACGTTCCCTCCTTCCCGGATCCCGACCGGAGTCCGGTCGCCCGTGAGCGACCGACCTCCTCCGCTGCACTCGAGCGGCGAGCAAGCCGGCCCCGAACCCGACTGTCGAGGCGCAGAGCAGGAGCGTCAGGGGCGCGATTCCTTGCTCGACCTCCTGCCCGGCCAGCGAGTCCTCCGGGTAGGCGGTTCCGCCCTCTGAGCGCATGGCCAGGCTTACAACCTGGGCCAGGTGGAGCGCCCGCCTATCGGTGCCCTGAGCGATCTGCTGCTTGCAGGAGAAGCCGTTGGCGATTATCAGCGTTTCCGGACCGGCCGATCGCACCGCCGGCAGGAGTACCCTTTCGCCGGCCCGCATCGACACCTCGTACTTCTCGCTCTCGAAGCCGAACGAGCCGGCCATCCCGCAGCAGCCGGACTCCAGCACGTCGTAATCCAGACCCAGCTTCTTGAGGCAGGCGATCTCGGCGTCGAGCCTGATCACCGATTGGTGATGGCAGTGGGCGTGCACCAGCGCCTTCTTGCCGAGCCGGGGCAGCTCGATGTCCTGCCGTTCGATGAATTCGCTGAACAGGTAGGCGAGTCTCGCCAGCCGCCGAGCATCCATGTCGTGAGGGAAGAGTCCCGGCAGTTCGTCACGGAAGGCGGTGATGCAGCTTGGCTCGAGTCCCACTATCGGTATGCCGGCGCGGATGTAGGGCCGCAGCGTTTCGAGCGTCCGGCGCCACAGTCTCTTGGCCGTGTCGAGCATCCCGAACTCATAGAGGGGACGGCCACAGCAGAGGGAGCGGGGCGGAAGCACGACGCGGTAACCCCACTTCTCGAGCAGCAGCGTGGCGTCTACCGCGACCTCCGGCGTGAAGAAGTTGTTGAAGGTGTCGGGCCACAGCATCACCGTTTGACCGAGGAACGGCTGTTGCGCCGAGTCGGCGTTCACGATCGCCGCGCCCGGATCCTGATCGTAGGTGTCGGACCTGAACCTCGGCACCTCCTCGTGCCTGACGTGGCCCGTTCCACCGGCACGACGCTGCCCGTCCGTTCGGGAACCCAGCGCTCCCGCGTGGCTGCTGACGAGCGGAACCCCTTCCCGATCCTGCTGGTACCGATCCCGGCCGGTATCCCGGAACCACTGACGGAAGT includes the following:
- a CDS encoding PPC domain-containing DNA-binding protein; this translates as MRGKLLTEDEERTHALVFDSGELVTEALTEYVRRRSISAARLTAIGAFSHARLGYFDLESREYQPIVVDEQVELLSLIGDVALWEGEPLLHAHVVVGRRDGSTAGGHLLEARVRPTLEVLMVESPRHLQRRHDPTTGLPLLDPR
- a CDS encoding NAD(P)/FAD-dependent oxidoreductase, giving the protein MAVHLQHAGRPRVVIVGAGFAGLYAGKTLRDSPVEVLLLDQHNYHTFQPLLYQVATAMLEPEEIARSVRGAFQRQKNFAFRQGTVTGVDWERKQVLLHSGDAVDFDYLIVGAGAIYNDFGTPGVRRHSLFLKSLSEAVNIRSHVLRQFERAAADPTLLDEGALNFVIVGGGPTGVEMAGAMLELFDRVLPRDYPEVDVSKARVILLEMADALLLPYVPRLRRYTEKVLRKRGVEVRLGTAVEEVRENAAVLAGGEVIPTKTVIWAAGIRAHPLVAALDAELTRGHRVKTEPNLSLPGRPYAFVAGDASGATDEEGVPFPQVAQVAIQQGKHAAREVLRHLRGEPSQRFRYDDRGNMAIIGRNAGVAQLSRKFANLKFSGFLGWLGWLFIHLIYLPGHQNRFNAVINWTFSYLTFDRHSRLIAEMVPSPGEVINRTLTPVDDEEMVERRAEDVREVAGRS